A section of the Malus sylvestris chromosome 17, drMalSylv7.2, whole genome shotgun sequence genome encodes:
- the LOC126611949 gene encoding uncharacterized protein LOC126611949, which yields MPHFIPYKGNEDPDRHLKYYCNTMILYRNNDVLMCKIFAITLQGEAQDWFHTLLPQSIQSFNELSFVFPKEYSSNRSIERTSDHLFSIVKDPWETICDYVKRFKVEKAKIVGCNKDIAMAAFRNGLPTEHPLFRKLIMGEELTLATSYALAEKHALWDEAKQSNKNESEKKHMEPSLTREYSVLETFTKFTVPIGQILRKLKNEPWFELPPPMKCDLTRLNHTKYCAFHQGLGHTTNDCLKWKQYLEKLTNEGRCHEYLDRSTKRPTQSGVVPITP from the coding sequence ATGCCTCACTTCATTCCGTACAAGGGAAACGAAGATCCGGATCGACATCTCAAGTATTACTGCAATACCATGATCCTCTACAGGAATAACGATGTGCTTATGTGCAAAATTTTTGCCAtaactctacaaggcgaggcgcaagactGGTTTCACACTCTACTGCCGCAGTCGATCCAGAGTTTTAACgaactttcctttgttttccCTAAGGAGTATTCGTCTAACCGCTCAATCGAAAGGACATCTGACCATCTCTTCAGCATCGTAAAAGACCCTTGGGAGACAATTTGTGACTATGTCAAGAGGTTCAAAGTGGAGAAGGCCAAGATTGTTGGTTGCAACAAAGACATAGCAATGGCAGCATTCAGAAATGGGCTTCCCACCGAACATCCTTTATTCAGAAAATTAATCATGGGAGAAGAATTGACCCTAGCAActtcgtatgctttggcagaAAAGCATGCATTATGGGATGAGGCCAAGCAGTCTAACAAAAACGAGTCGGAAAAGAAGCACATGGAACCTTCCCTGACCAGAGAATACTCAGTGCTTGAAACATTCACCAAGTTCACAGTTCCAATCGGCCAAATTCTCCGCAAGCTCAAGAATGAACCTTGGTTTGAACTGCCGCCACCCATGAAATGCGATCTTACGAGGCTAAATCATACAAAATATTGCGCATTCCATCAAGGACTAGGCCACACTACCAACGACTGCCTGAAGTGGAAGCAGTACCTTGAGAAGCTGACAAATGAGGGCCGATGCCACGAGTATCTTGACAGGTCAACAAAACGGCCTACACAATCAGGGGTAGTTCCCATCACCCCCTGA